CTGGAGGGGCAAGTGCAAAGATTGGACTGAAAGCTCACTAATTGGGAAATTATAGCCAATAAATTagtgaaataaataaaatcactGATCTTTAATCGTATATGCATAATGGTCCAATCAAATTTAATTTCTTTTGAAGAATTTTGTTCTGGGAACTTAACAGTTCGAGCTATAAGGATTCAGGGAGGTACCATTCTTAATTTGCAGATTGTACCTATAAGAAATGACAAGGATTGAGGGAATCTGTGTTTGTCAGATTCCTTTGCTGAGGTTTAATAGTGTATGGTATTGCTAAAGTATACAAGTAATCCTCTTACTTTTCATTACAGGACAATACGATTCGTTCCAGAAGCATCTTTGGATAAAATTATTTCTGACTCTGCGATTGAGGACTCATTACAGAAGTTGTTTTGTGCTTTGCTCAGAGGAGATTTGCGCAATCAAGCTGAGTTTCTTAATATGCTGCCAGAAAGTATTCGATCAAAGTATACGGGTATATTAACTCATTTTCAATCTGTTAAAGAAACTGAAGGAAATCATATGGATTTTAACCCTGAAGGGGCAATGTTTGAAACATTTGGATTCATTATAAGAAGAGCAACAAGTTCACTTTTGTCTGCAGGAAGAGGGGTGTTTGTTACGACAGGAAAGGTGCCAAAAGGAACCGTTGTTTGCATGTATCCTGGTATTGTAGTCATTTTACATTTTCTTTTCCGTTTGAaattactgttgtaatgtgaTCTCAGATTTTTGCTCTGTAAACTGGAGTTGTAATGTTAGACAACTTAAGATATCACTTTTGTTTGTTGCTAAGGGCATGATCTTTCATTGCTCGTACCTCCATTCCTTTCACTTTGTACAGTGTAGAGCAGGTccctctggcccaatgagccacacagcCCAGCAACCCAACTATTTAAAACTAGCCcagtcacaggacaattgacaatgaccaattaacctactaaccggtaagtctttggactgtgggattgcAGTTACTTCTGCCCTTTGTTATCTCCATTTTACTCAGTTCTCCCTCCTGTTCTCATTTTGCAACTCATCTTCTCCTGACTTTCTACTCTTACCTTGTCTCTCCACTCTGTTCCTATGATTACTACTGTCCTTTCTCTGTCATATTTCTTCCCAACACCCCATTTGCCCTCCTTTGCCACCCCTTTATCCTTCAGCCACTCTTGATCATTTCATCTTCTTCCCTTACTAATTTTCTTTCTCAGCTGAAGGGGTTTGAAGTCCAAAATGTAACAAATGTTGGAAGAGGACGTACTTCCTTCTGTAGCTGCTTCACACTGCTGGTGTGAGAAGGTAGACCAGGGTTTTGAAACTAATCGgcacagggacttgggagttcttgtgcatcaGTTGCAAAATGTTGGTTTGCAGGCGCAACAGGTTCTCAGGGggaaaatggaatgttggccttcattgccagagAGATTGAATTTCAgatcagggaggttatgctgcaattgtaagggtactggtgaggccacatcttgAATACTGCAtggagttctggtctccttacttgagaaaagatatgctggccttACAGGTGGTGTGGAGGGTGTTCACCCCAGGTTGATTCTAGAGAACAAGGgtgttaacatgtgaggagagattgagtcacctgggactacacttgctggaattaagaagaatgagaggtgatctggaaacatttaaaattatgagagggatcgATAAGATAGAGACTAAAAAATTGTTTCCACTAGTAAGTGAGACTGGAACTGAGAGACATGGCCTCAAGATTTGGAGAAATAGATTTAGAATACAGATGAGGAgagactgcttttcccagagagtagtgaatctgtggaattctctgcccagggaagcagtagctGCTGCCTcataaaatatatttaagacatagATAGATTTTGGCATAGCAGGGTAATTAAGAGTTATgagggaagggcaggcagatgaagTTGAGTCCATAGCTAGATCAGCTatgaatcttattgaatggcggagcaggctcaacagtctagatggccgactcctgccccTATTTCTTGTGCTCTTATGAGATGATGGGGTTGTGGGTCTGTTACTGGTATTGGTGAACCGTGGTGGTTTCCAGCCTCAAAAGGTCTAATATATATGTGGATGAGGGTGGGGATAAAAGTTACTCAAGGCCACTCAAGGGTGGTTGCCCAATGAAACATATCCAGTGATTATTATGGGGTGACAATGGGCCATGTGACTGTAGAGCAAAAAAAACTGTTTGGAAGGCAGCACTCAAATGGTATTGAGAGGTAAAGCACAAAAGTGGTTTTGAATGCTCTGGAATGCAAGAGGTTGTGAAATCGTAATATGGTTACTGGGGAGCGCTGTAGCAAAGACGTAGCATGTCTGAAGTGaagccttacagacagtagtatGGCCAAGGTGAATACTCACCTCCAATGTACATTTGCGCTAAAGCTTGTATCAGGATTCCTAAGGCccaatgagcctccacatccagcacatcgtTCTCCATAGCttcctccaatgggatcctaccactgagcacatcattccctccaccttcctctccgcTTCTCATAGGGATCACTCTTTTttattcccttgtccactcatcccttctcagtgatcttcctcctggcacttatccctgcgagTGGGTCttgtgctacacctcctccctcaccgccattcagggccccaaacagttcttccaggtgaggtgacacttaacCTGCaagtactgtgtctggtgctctgtggtgcagcctcctctacatcagtgagaacCGATGCAGATTGGGTGACTGTTTTGTTGAGCATCCTCGCTCTGTCTTCCACAGGATCACCCAGTGGCTACTCATTTCAGTTTGAGTtgccactcccattctgacacgtcTATCCTTGgtccctctactgccatgatgaatcCAAatgcaggttggaggagcaacacctcatattccacatgggtagtctccaatctgatggcatggacattgagTTCTCTAACGTTTGGTAATTTCtgcccctctctccttctccctttttTCTACACTCCATTCTGTTTACCTTTTTaacccttctcttcacctgccttgCACCTCCCTccatttcccctcctccttccatggTCCTCTGTCCTCTCATATTAGATTCCTTTGCTTTAGCTGtttatctcttccacccatccccACCCGCTCACCTGATTTCATCTCCCACACCTTCTTGTTCtctaagttcaaagcaaatttattatcagagtacatatatgccaccatatacaacccctaAGATTAATCTTCTtgcgggcaatcacagtaaatcacaagaaacacaatagaatcaatgaaagaccacacccaattgGGGGAAACATTAACAGATACGGAAGgggaaaaaacaacaaactgtgcaaataggaaaaaaaagaaataaaataaataataataataaataagcaataaatattgaggacaggagatgaaaagttcttgaaagtgagctcagttcagtgggaacggttgaatgatggggtgagtgaagttgagtgaagatatcccctctgattcaagaccctgatggctgtggcgtaataactgttcctgaatctggtgatgtgggtcttgaggctcttggatcttcttcctggtggcagcaacaagaagggagaatggccaagatggtgggggttcctgatgatagatgctgctttcctgtgacagcattccttgtagatgtgttcaatggtggcaagggtggtgaatttgtggtcaTGTGCAGCTGTCGGGGCCAgggtgttgggtgtatttaaggcacagagattgatagattcttgattggacttggcatcaaaggttatggggagaaggctggaaactggggttgaggaggaggaaaaaaggatcagccatgattgaatggtgcagcagactcgatgggtcagatggcctaattctgctcctatgttttatggtcattacctgtgatggactacgCCAAATCCACTGCTGTTTGCAGGTTTTCTATTCAagagcactggtgtttccataccaatacTGGAATTTTGCAAagttctgagaaagtagaggcactgccatgctttcttcatgatggctggattcaggacagatcctctgaaatgataacactgaagaatataaatttgctgatccaatccACCTCTGATTCAACCCCCCGCCCCCagtgactggctcatggacctctggtttcctcctcctgagtcAATGATCatcccttgatcttgctgacattgagtgagaacttgttgtggcaccactcagccacatttccaatctccctcttgtatgctgatacatcaccacctttgatttggccaacaacagtggggTCGTTGTCAAACTTAAATACGACTTTAGAACTGTATTTAGTCTCACAGGCAGAAGtatgaagtgagtagagcaggaagCTAAGTACATAACTTTATGGTGATCTTGTGGAGGAGATGTCGTTGCCGATTCGAACTGaccggggtctgcaagtgaggaaatggaggatctagttgcacaaagagctgtagtcaatgaagagcttcTTGATGTATggacctttgctgtccagatgttccgggattgaatgaagagccaatgaaatggcatctactgttgacctgttgtgacagtaggcaaattggagtggatccaagttgtttctcaggcaggagttgatatttttcatctccaacctctcaaagcacttcaccacaGTGGATGGAAGTgctgctggatgatagtcattgaggcaggtcaccataTTCTTCTTGGACACCAGTATAATTCAAGCTatatattctggcttctgccccttccttttcagCCCCAATGAAAGTTCTTGACCtaaaaggttgactgtttatttccttccattgaTGCTCTCTGACTTGCAGAATTcctgcagtgttttgtgtgtgttgttcaagatttgcagcatctgcagtacctcttgcaTGTATTAGAATACTGTTTGAATATTACGGAAGTGTTTTAGTACTTCTGCATTGGAGTGTAACACCCGACCGAGGATTGGACTGGGAGCCTAATGAGGGGATTTTTCAGTAGGTGAAGATTTCTACCcttttccagatggtagcaggCTTCCAGTTTTCCTTTCAATAGAAAAGTGCATCCTCTACTGCCTCCCAGTGGAATTTTAAAGGCATTATGTTACCATTGCTGAACAGTAGTTACAAAGCTTGTTTGGATCGATCACTTGGGCAGTTTTTTGCATTATAATTTATTAAAATAGATTCAGAGAAACATGTAGATAACGTTTAACACTTAAATGTTCCTATTGCCAAGTCTGACAGGAGTTTCCCCTCTATTTTGTGATTGGCTATAAAAACCCACTTATTGAGTGTGTGTATGCACGTCTTTATTTTTGTACACCATTGTCCGTATTTACCTCCCTCCAAAGGCAGATGTCATGATGAACATGTAGAGCACATGTATAAGATAAACACATACATGTGAATTATAACCCTGAAGTTGCAAATGATGAAGGCTATTATGCACGAATTGTGTGAAACATTCTGGGTTTTGTTCCCTGTGATGCTTGCTGATACAGCATCAATATGGCAAATGCCAGCTTTTTTATCTACTGTATCTCAACAGGCTTTTCTGAGGTGTAGATTTAAAAATTTGAAGTAATTTGTCTGAGAGTCGTATACTATTTTCGAGAAATGAGGTGTGAATTCTGCTAATAAAAATAGTGGTCATTTCAATAACGTAAAATTATTTTGGGTTTCAGTTGCTATTATAAAATAGTTTTGCTACTGAAATTCAACTTCATGATTTTGATTATTCCAGTGGTTTTTTGGCCATTTTCCCAACTTGCTCCATTTACAAATGTGAATTGATCCGAAACTGCTGGCTCTGTCCCAGCTTAGACCAATCTAATCATTACTAAGAACCTGTGCTTGTTGATCTACATTGGCTCCCAGCACTGCAACGTCTCAGTTTTAAAATTCTCA
The Hemitrygon akajei chromosome 13, sHemAka1.3, whole genome shotgun sequence genome window above contains:
- the setd9 gene encoding SET domain-containing protein 9 isoform X2 gives rise to the protein MLRRLLSVWKRYKYRLVPWIALNMGRNPRTIRFVPEASLDKIISDSAIEDSLQKLFCALLRGDLRNQAEFLNMLPESIRSKYTGILTHFQSVKETEGNHMDFNPEGAMFETFGFIIRRATSSLLSAGRGVFVTTGKVPKGTVVCMYPGTVYQQYEPILFQSICNPFIFRCIDGVLIDGNDKGISKVIYRSCSGRDRLGPCKTSDVTWLTETPANPLGVGQYVNNCSNGLCDV